The Dokdonella sp. nucleotide sequence AGGGCCGCGAGCAGGTGCTCGGCTTCCACCTGCCTGGCGAGTTCATCGGCCTCTCGGCGATCCATCCGGCGCGCTATCCCTGCGACGCCATCGCGCTCGATACCGTGTACCTGTGCCGCTTCTCGTTCCCGGCACTGGCCTTGCTGGCGACGAAGATGCCGCATGTGCAGCAGCAGTTGTTCCGCCTGATCAGTGCCGACATCAACAAGATCACCCTGCTGACCGGCGACCACAGCGCCGACGAGCGCCTTGCCGCCTTCCTGCTCCGCCTGTCCGAACGCTTCGCCGCGCGCGGCTTCTCGCCGACCCGCTTCCGCCTCGGCATGCCGCGTTCGGACATTGCCAACCACCTGCGCCTCGCACCGGAGACGGTCAGTCGCGTGCTGCGCCGCTTCCAGAACGAGGGCCTGCTGCGGGTAGATGAACGCGAGGTCGAGCTGCGTTCGATCGAGCGCCTGCGAACGATCGCCGCAACCCTCGCTCCAGGCGCGGAGAACGGGGTACTGCCCCCGTCTTGATGCAGATCAGGGCAGCGACCGGCGCAGGCTCGTGACAATCCAGACGTTCTCCGATCGAAGTGTCGCCATGCCCACACATCGTCGCCACCGGCCAAGTCTCACCTTCCCGCCTGGCGCAAATGCTTCCACTGCACATGTCGGTTGATCGCCCCGTGGGGTCGCGGCCAGCACCGGCGGATCTGGCTGCCATGCTGGCCGCGGCACCGCACCGTCTGATGTTCTTCGCCGGCGTCACCGCCGTGCTGGTGTCGATGACCTGGTGGGCGCTGGTGCTCGCCGGCTGGCGCTGGGGCTGGCCGGTGCCGCAGCCCGCGCCTCCGGTACCGGCCGGCTGGGCGCACGCGGTGATGCTGGTGTTCGGCATGCTGCCGATGTTCTTCTTCGGCTTCCTGCTTACCGTGTTCCCGCGCTGGCTGGACCGGCCCGCGCTGAGCCGTCGTGCCTACGTGCCGGTGTTCGCCTGCACCTTCGGCGGCTACCTGCTCGCGCACGCGGGCCTGCTCGGCACGCACGCACTGTTCGTCATCGGCCTGCTGTTCGTGTTCAGCGGGCATACCCTCGCCTTCGCCGTGCTTGCCGGTGTGCTGCGTGCCAGCGGTCGCCGCGATCGCCATGCCATCAGCGCGATCAGCGCGCTCGCCTGTGGCCTGGTTGCACAGGGCCTGTTCCTCGCCTTCGCGCTCGGCGCACCGGCGACGCTGGCCCCGGCGGCGATCGAACTCGGCGTGATCGGCTTGCTGCTGCCGGTGTACTTCACCGTCTGCCACCGCATGATTCCGTTCTTCAGCGGCAATGTCGCCCCGGGCTATCGCGTGGTGCGCCCGACGTGGAGCCTGCCGGTAATGTGGCTGCTGCTCGCCGCGCACGCCGCCTGCACGCTGGCCCACGCGCCCGAGTGGCGCTGGCTGGCTGACCTCGGCCTGTTCGCCCTGTTCGCTTGGCACGTGGTGGCCTGGCAACCATGGAAGGCGCGTCGTCCCGGCCTGCTCGCGGTGCTGCACATCGCCCTGGCTTGGTTGCCGGTCGCCTTCGCCCTGTACGCGTGGCAATCGCTCGCCTTGCTGCTCGACCTGCCCGGTGTCCCACCGCGCGTGCCCGTGCACGTGCTCACGGTCGGCTACTTCGGCTCGATGCTGGTCGCCATGGTCACCCGCGTCACCCAGGGACATTCGGGAAGGCCGCTGGTCATGGGCACGCTGCCCTGGGTTACCTTCATCGGCGTGCAGGGCGTGGTATTGCTGCGCGTGCTTGCGGATTTCTCCCGCGATCCTGGCGCCTGGCTCGCCATCGCGGCGGCAGCCTGGATCGTTGCCTTCCTGCCGTGGGTGCTGCGATCGGCGATGATCTACCTCACTCCCCGCATCGACGGCAAACCGGGTTGAACGATGGCCACGCATTACCTTTCGATCAAGATCCTGCACATCCTCTGCGTCGTCCTGTCCGGCGGCCTGTTCGCGCTGCGCGGGATTCTCGTGCTCGCCGGTTCGCAACGGGGCAACCATGTCGTGCTGCGCTGGCTGTCCTATCTGATCGACACCACCCTGCTGGTCAGCGCCCTGCTGCTGGTCGTGATCCTGCACCAGTATCCATTCGTGCACAGCTGGCTGACGGTCAAGGTCTGCCTGCTCGTCGTCTACATCGTGCTCGGCGTGTTTGCCTTGCGCCGTGCGCCGACACGCACGAGCAAGGCTATCGCGTTCGCCGCCGCACTGGCGGTGTACCTCGCCATCATCAGCGTCGCACGCGCGCACCATCCGCTCGGCATCCTGGCTTGACGCGGAGGACTGCCGCTGCAGGTACGTCGCCGCTGCGCGATCAACCCGCCGCCGCTTCGACGGCATCGCCGGACAAATGCGCGGCGATGCCGTCCTGGGTTCAGTCGCGCTCTTCGTGCAGGACCGCGCCGGTGCGCGGATCGATGCGCAATTCCACGCGCTGGCCCTGGGTATTGCGCGCGTCGGCCTCCCAGTAACCATCATCGTCGTACTCGAGGTCGCGGATCTGCGTGTAACCGGCTGCTTCGAGGGCGGCGCGGATTTCGGCCGCACTGAGCAGGCCCGCGGGCGCGCTGGACGAACCACGTGGAGTTTCGGCGAGCACTGCACCGGTTACGGGGTGAATGACGAGGTCGACGCGCTGGCCGCTGGGATTGCGCGCCTCGGCTTCCCATGCACCGTCGTCAAACTCAAGATCGTCGATCTGCGTGTAGCCAGCCACGACGAGGCGTTGGCGGACTTGCGCGGCGGTGAGGAACGGGGCGGTCGCGCTACCGACAGCCCAAACCGCACCGCTGACGCCATCGACGACGACATCGACACGGC carries:
- a CDS encoding helix-turn-helix domain-containing protein encodes the protein MSNHALQPAPLDPGPGDGNDVQFCSTCAFGAVCLPSGYDKAALAELHCLVEHTGPLHAGDRIFSTNDRFESIYAVRAGIVKTRTIDVQGREQVLGFHLPGEFIGLSAIHPARYPCDAIALDTVYLCRFSFPALALLATKMPHVQQQLFRLISADINKITLLTGDHSADERLAAFLLRLSERFAARGFSPTRFRLGMPRSDIANHLRLAPETVSRVLRRFQNEGLLRVDEREVELRSIERLRTIAATLAPGAENGVLPPS
- a CDS encoding NnrS family protein, with the translated sequence MLAAAPHRLMFFAGVTAVLVSMTWWALVLAGWRWGWPVPQPAPPVPAGWAHAVMLVFGMLPMFFFGFLLTVFPRWLDRPALSRRAYVPVFACTFGGYLLAHAGLLGTHALFVIGLLFVFSGHTLAFAVLAGVLRASGRRDRHAISAISALACGLVAQGLFLAFALGAPATLAPAAIELGVIGLLLPVYFTVCHRMIPFFSGNVAPGYRVVRPTWSLPVMWLLLAAHAACTLAHAPEWRWLADLGLFALFAWHVVAWQPWKARRPGLLAVLHIALAWLPVAFALYAWQSLALLLDLPGVPPRVPVHVLTVGYFGSMLVAMVTRVTQGHSGRPLVMGTLPWVTFIGVQGVVLLRVLADFSRDPGAWLAIAAAAWIVAFLPWVLRSAMIYLTPRIDGKPG
- a CDS encoding SirB2 family protein — protein: MATHYLSIKILHILCVVLSGGLFALRGILVLAGSQRGNHVVLRWLSYLIDTTLLVSALLLVVILHQYPFVHSWLTVKVCLLVVYIVLGVFALRRAPTRTSKAIAFAAALAVYLAIISVARAHHPLGILA
- a CDS encoding PepSY domain-containing protein, with protein sequence MKNPVSLAIALALLAPVVVSVHASEEATAATEPVATAPEALTRIAATGYHAIYDLAFRHGLWSAEATTLDGRRVDVVVDGVSGAVWAVGSATAPFLTAAQVRQRLVVAGYTQIDDLEFDDGAWEAEARNPSGQRVDLVIHPVTGAVLAETPRGSSSAPAGLLSAAEIRAALEAAGYTQIRDLEYDDDGYWEADARNTQGQRVELRIDPRTGAVLHEERD